In one window of Canis aureus isolate CA01 chromosome 25, VMU_Caureus_v.1.0, whole genome shotgun sequence DNA:
- the NFE2 gene encoding transcription factor NF-E2 45 kDa subunit, with protein MPPCPPQQSRDRGTQLPTPELGEMELTWQEIMSITELQGLNAPSEPSFETPAPAPYPGPPPPPTYCPCSIHPDAGFPLPPTPYELPAATSHVPDPSYSYGNMAIPVSKPLTLSGLLSETLPDPLALLDIGLPAGPPKPQEDPESDSGLSLNYSDAESLELEGTEAGRRRGEYVEMYPVEYPYSLMPNSLAHPNYALPPAETPLALEPSAGPVRAKSTARGEAGSRDERRALAMKIPFPTDKIVNLPVDDFNELLARYPLTESQLALVRDIRRRGKNKVAAQNCRKRKLETIVQLERELERLGNERERLLRARGEADRTLEVMRQQLTELYCDIFQHLRDEAGNSYSPEEYALQQAADGAIFLVPRGTKVEAAD; from the exons ATGCCCCCGTGTCCTccccagcagagcagggacaggGGGACACAGTTGCCCACTCCAGAGCTGGGCGAGATGGAGCTGACTTGGCAAGAGATCATGTCCATCACTGAGCTGCAG GGCCTAAATGCTCCAAGTGAGCCGTCGTTTgagaccccagccccagccccataccctgggcccccgccgcccccgacTTACTGCCCCTGCTCGATCCATCCAGATGCTGGCTTCCCCCTTCCTCCAACACCTTACGAGCTCCCAGCAGCCACATCTCATGTCCCAGACCCGTCGTACTCCTACGGCAACATGGCCATACCGGTTTCCAAGCCCCTGACCCTCTCAGGCCTGCTCAGTGAGACCCTCCCAGATCCCTTGGCTCTCCTGGACATCGGCCTGCCAGCGGGGCCCCCGAAGCCCCAAGAAGACCCAGAATCTGACTCAGGATTATCCCTCAACTATAGTGACGCTGAATCTCTTGAGCTGGAGGGGACGGAGGCTGGTCGGCGGCGCGGCGAGTATGTAGAGATGTACCCAGTGGAGTATCCCTACTCACTCATGCCCAACTCTTTGGCTCACCCCAACTATGCCTTGCCACCTGCAGAGACCCCCTTAGCCCTAGAACCCTCCGCAGGCCCCGTGAGGGCCAAGTCCACGgcgcggggggaggcggggagtcGGGATGAGCGTCGGGCCCTGGCCATGAAGATTCCCTTCCCGACGGACAAGATCGTCAACTTGCCGGTGGATGACTTTAACGAGCTATTGGCACGGTACCCGCTGACGGAGAGCCAGCTGGCCTTAGTGCGGGACATCCGACGGCGGGGCAAGAACAAGGTGGCGGCCCAGAACTGTCGCAAGAGAAAGCTGGAGACCATCGTACAGTTGGAGCGGGAGCTGGAGCGGCTGGGCAACGAGCGGGAACGGCTGCTCCGCGCCAGAGGGGAGGCCGACCGGACCCTGGAGGTCATGCGCCAGCAGCTGACGGAGCTGTACTGTGACATCTTCCAGCACCTGCGGGACGAGGCAGGCAACAGCTACTCCCCCGAAGAGTACGCCCTGCAGCAGGCCGCCGATGGGGCCATCTTCCTGGTGCCCCGGGGGACCAAGGTGGAGGCCGCGGACTGA